The DNA sequence TCGTCCGGGGCGAGCAGGCCGGTCGCACGGGCGCCGTCGACGACGGCGGGCAGCTGGTCGGGGTCGCGGTCGAGCAGCGCGCACAGCAGGTCCAGGTTGCGGCCCGCCCCGGCTTCGGCCGCGATCAGGTACCGCAGCACGGCGTCGTCGAGCTCGTCGAGCTCCGGCCGGAACTCCTCGAGCCGCCCGAGCAGTGCGCGCTCGGCCAGCCTCGGCACGCCGCCGCTTCGGGCGTGCAGGTCGGCCGCCTCCGCCGGGTCGGCGGGCGACCCCGTCACCGCCGTCATCAGCCGGGCGATGTCCTCGACGCCGAGCGGGCCGAGCTGCAGCAGCGTCCAGCCGGGCGCCACCGCGGCCGGCCGGTGCGCGACGACGATCGGGCCGTCCGCGCCGGCGAGCAGCTCCTCGAGCTGGTCGGGGCCGAGCCGGTCGGCGTCGTCGACGAGCACGGCTTCGACGCCCGCGTCCCGGTAGCGGCGGTCGAGCGCGGCGAGCAGCACGCTCTTGCCGTACCCGCCGGGGGCGACGACGGCGAGCCGCAGCGGTTCGGCGGGTTCGGCCGCGACCCGGTCGAGGAGCTGCCGGGCCGCGGGGTGCGCGGGAACGGTGTGAAGCGGGGGAACCTGCGTGAGCAGAGTGTTCAACAGTGACCTTCACCGGAGGGGGCGCCGGGGCCGGCGCAATGGCTCGGGGCGGGGGAGGGAGCGGGGGTCGTGCCGGGGCCTGCGGTGGCTTCGCGGGCGGTGATGGTGATCGCCCCGGCGGAGACGGCCGCGGCGAGCACCAGGATCGCGGCGGCGAGGGGGCGCCGCCGCCGGAACAGGTTCATCGGGGTGGCGCGCTCGGGCAGTTCGAACGGCGTGATCTCGACGGGCGGGCGGGGTGGCCGCTCGCCGAGCTCACCGAGCGTGTCCACCTGGGGGAGCAGGGTGGTTTCGACGGCCGGAGGTTCCTGGGGGCCACCCCGGCCCTCGGCGCGCAGCGCCGCGAGGGCGGCCGCACCGAGCGCGGCGGTCGCCGGCGGAACCGGTCCCGCGAACATCGGGCACGGCGGCCGGGCGGGCAGCGCGTGCGGGGGGACGTCGCCGCAGAACACCACGCCGGCGAGGCCCTTGGGGGACGTCGTCGCCGCGCCGGCGAGGGCGAACAGCGTGCTCAGCGCGGCCGCCGGAGCCACGCCCTCGGCGCTCGTGCCGAGCTGCCAGCCGCTGGCGGCGGTCGCCGTCGCCAGCGTGACGATCACGCCGTCGGCGCCGAACTCGCACACCCCGGCCGCGGTCGCGCCCGGGCCGGGCACCGCCAGGTGCGCGCCGAGCGCGGCGATCGAGCCGGGGACCAGCGTGACGGCGGTGAACCCGGCGTCGGCCAGCGCCCGCCGCAGCACGTCACGGCGGTAGCCGCCCCAGTCGCCGGGGTGGGTCAGCACCAGGTGGTCCGGGGGCCCGCCGAAGAGGTTCGCGGCGTGCTCGGCGATCCCCTCGACGAGCACGGTGGTCAGCGTCTCCGGCGGGAACGCCTCGCCTTCGACGAGCATCGGCACGTCGTCGCCGATCCGCCGGTGGAAGCCGGTGAGCAGCCGGGACGGCACCCGGGCGCCGGCCTGCGCGGCCGCGTCCCCGGTGAGCAGGTAGCCCTCGTCGTCCAGGAACAGCGCGGACGCGGCGGCCGGGGATCGTTCGCCCAGCCAGAGGGGTTCGGGCTCGCCCCAGCCGGGGCCGAGACGGCGGCAGGTCGCGGCGTGGGTCCGCCCTTGTGCCACATCGATCCCGAGGACGTAGGGCAACGGCGGTTCCTCCTCACCTCGCGGGGGCCGAACAGGGGTACGGAATCCCCCTAGGGCTCGGGGCATCCTCACCCAAACGGGTTAGTCAATCAAGGGGCTGGAGGGATTTAACCCAACTGAGCGCGTCTCGGATGAGCCCCTAACTCCCTAACGATGACATATCGATCCCCTATCGGCTGACCGGAGTGCGACTCGGAGTGATCCCCGATGTGCGCTGGGGGGTCGTCTCCCTACCTTGAACACGGAGCACCGGTCCTTGCGGCCGATGCTGTCCCCCAGAACCACCGGACCAGGAGAAACCCCCATGGACTCCGTGCAGACGTTGCACGACTTCGCCCTGAACCTGCTCAACGACCCGACCGCGCTCGCGGCCTTCGGGACGGACCCGCAGGGCGCCCTCGCCGCCGCCGGTCTCGGTGACGTCAGCGCCGCCGACGTGCACGAGGTCATCCCGCTGGTGCTCGACTTCGTGCCGGTCGACAGCCTCCCCGCCGTGGACAGCCTCCCGGCCGTCGGTGGCCTGTCCTCGGTCGGCACCGACGCCCCGGGCATCCAGGGCGCGATCGACCAGCTCACCGCCCTCACCGCGGGCCTCGGCCTGCCGGCCACCTCGGCGCTGCCGGGTGTCGGTGACCTCGGCTCCGAGCTGCCCGCCATCGGCGACCTGGGCCTGCCCGCCGTCCCGGGTGTCGGCGCCCTCCCCGGCGTGAACGACCTCACCACCACGGCCGCCGGCGTCACCGCCCTGGCCAGCGACCCGACCGGCGCCTTCGGCACCGCGGGCGACCTCGGCTCGAGCCTCGAC is a window from the Amycolatopsis sp. cg9 genome containing:
- a CDS encoding IniB N-terminal domain-containing protein; its protein translation is MDSVQTLHDFALNLLNDPTALAAFGTDPQGALAAAGLGDVSAADVHEVIPLVLDFVPVDSLPAVDSLPAVGGLSSVGTDAPGIQGAIDQLTALTAGLGLPATSALPGVGDLGSELPAIGDLGLPAVPGVGALPGVNDLTTTAAGVTALASDPTGAFGTAGDLGSSLDAVQVAGNLVYSVTDVDHSSVVGATGEVSHLGSDVVGNLSNNATAPVYETTTHIGDVSGDLNSTVGAVTGHIGDFTGVLKGTSDIDVKHVTGEVASAVHGVGDVTGAVTNATGISADHNAVGQVGELASGNGSAVHDVVSDVADTSHNVLGNLHLGDVATGNDLHIGH
- a CDS encoding molecular chaperone DnaK, giving the protein MPYVLGIDVAQGRTHAATCRRLGPGWGEPEPLWLGERSPAAASALFLDDEGYLLTGDAAAQAGARVPSRLLTGFHRRIGDDVPMLVEGEAFPPETLTTVLVEGIAEHAANLFGGPPDHLVLTHPGDWGGYRRDVLRRALADAGFTAVTLVPGSIAALGAHLAVPGPGATAAGVCEFGADGVIVTLATATAASGWQLGTSAEGVAPAAALSTLFALAGAATTSPKGLAGVVFCGDVPPHALPARPPCPMFAGPVPPATAALGAAALAALRAEGRGGPQEPPAVETTLLPQVDTLGELGERPPRPPVEITPFELPERATPMNLFRRRRPLAAAILVLAAAVSAGAITITAREATAGPGTTPAPSPAPSHCAGPGAPSGEGHC